A section of the Clostridium sp. TW13 genome encodes:
- a CDS encoding DUF3883 domain-containing protein, which yields MLQELKRYNDFGNINDIMYFFREIISNRQITKKDIQVLASNLPGKIIDTEALLLFGVAFGIVQYSYETEKYVLVNEYQNIINMPELFQKNMFTNVMNELFSKEYLTNQYFEFDNSRQRIRFKNEIFPLNKSSYRNLLVSIGFIEIEKNDKMVHFFVTKNNEQIVEERLKEYRKKMTLLQLKKNLVEKEMAGEKAEKFVLEYEKRRLKDSKICDCIRQISHIDVSAGYDIVSFETINSTEVDRYIEVKAVKSDFQFYWSINEYNSSKIKGNKYCLYLIELSKIENVDYEPYIIENPYEFFEENSDWLIQTQTFSLKKIL from the coding sequence ATGTTGCAAGAACTAAAAAGATATAACGATTTTGGAAATATTAATGATATTATGTATTTTTTTCGAGAGATTATTTCAAATCGACAAATTACAAAAAAAGATATTCAGGTTTTGGCTTCAAATTTACCAGGCAAAATAATAGATACGGAAGCATTATTGCTATTTGGAGTGGCATTTGGAATCGTACAATATTCCTATGAAACGGAAAAATATGTTTTAGTAAATGAATATCAGAATATTATTAACATGCCGGAATTATTTCAAAAAAATATGTTTACTAATGTTATGAACGAATTATTTAGTAAAGAATACTTAACAAATCAATATTTTGAGTTTGATAATTCTCGACAGCGTATTAGATTTAAAAATGAAATTTTTCCGTTAAATAAATCTTCTTATAGAAATTTGCTTGTATCAATCGGATTTATTGAAATTGAGAAAAATGACAAGATGGTTCATTTTTTTGTGACAAAAAATAATGAACAAATAGTGGAAGAACGACTTAAAGAGTACAGAAAAAAAATGACGTTACTTCAATTAAAAAAGAACTTAGTGGAAAAGGAGATGGCTGGAGAGAAAGCTGAAAAGTTTGTATTGGAATATGAAAAAAGAAGATTAAAAGATTCTAAAATCTGTGATTGCATTCGTCAGATTTCACACATTGATGTTTCAGCAGGGTATGATATTGTCTCTTTTGAAACTATAAACTCGACAGAAGTTGATAGATATATAGAGGTTAAAGCTGTGAAAAGTGACTTTCAATTTTACTGGTCGATAAATGAATATAATTCATCGAAAATTAAAGGGAACAAGTACTGTTTATATTTGATAGAATTATCTAAAATCGAAAATGTTGATTACGAGCCATATATAATCGAAAATCCATATGAATTTTTTGAAGAAAATTCTGATTGGTTAATACAGACACAAACATTTTCATTAAAGAAAATATTATGA